In the Nicotiana tabacum cultivar K326 chromosome 16, ASM71507v2, whole genome shotgun sequence genome, one interval contains:
- the LOC107813450 gene encoding sugar transport protein MST4-like — MAASHNFRYGWRWSFAGSGFLALPLLVLSFFLSETPRFLIKKGSMEEAKASLKTLRKFGAEAELQMLADLIENEGKGTRKKLSRSPFLLLNIAAQIFQQVSGLDSILFFGPFILRSARYAYNASFVSPLIAGVIRAGVVGLTYPSYSYFGRRRTLVSACLGMVVAQVSLLGLFLLVGDPIFQLSQKSAYVGMAFAILLIGCYSMFSGPSECTEESYAEEIRVLGSCWETSISLLMSLIMNPAILLLMCALKAWIFMLFAALTLGVCFSIYKFLPERKKKEGEGVEEDLFKQHWFWKRFLSKDCNVEAV, encoded by the exons ATGGCAGCATCTCACAACTTCCGCTATGGTTGGAGATGGTCCTTTGCCGGTAGCGGGTTTTTGGCTTTGCCACTACTTGTGCTGTCTTTCTTTCTTAGTGAAACCCCGAGGTTTCTCATTAAGAAAGGGAGTATGGAGGAAGCAAAAGCATCCCTTAAGACGTTGAGGAAATTTGGAGCAGAAGCAGAGCTGCAGATGTTGGCAGACCTGATTGAAAATGAAGGCAAGGGGACAAGGAAGAAACTGTCACGCTCGCCCTTTTTGCTGCTCAACATAGCAGCTCAAATTTTTCAGCAAGTGTCGGGCTTAGATTCAATCCTCTTCTTTGGACCATTCATTCTCCGGTCAGCTAGATACGCTTATAATGCCTCCTTCGTCTCTCCGCTCATTGCCGGAGTTATTCGGGCTGGAGTTGTTGGACTCACTTATCCGAGTTATAGTTACTTCGGACGACGGAGGACTCTAGTCTCAGCATGTTTAGGCATGGTTGTGGCACAG GTTTCCTTGTTGGGTCTCTTTCTTTTGGTAGGAGACCCTATCTTTCAACTGAGCCAAAAGAGTGCCTATGTTGGCATGGCATTTGCCATCCTCCTCATAGGCTGCTACTCAATGTTCTCGGGGCCTTCTGAGTGTACTGAAGAATCATACGCCGAAGAGATTAGAGTGTTAGGTTCATGCTGGGAGACGAGCATATCTTTGCTCATGTCTCTAATCATGAATCCGGCCATTTTGCTGCTTATGTGTGCGCTCAAGGCCTGGATATTCATGCTATTTGCCGCTCTGACACTGGGAGTGTGCTTCTCCATTTATAAGTTTTTGCCCGagcgaaaaaagaaagaaggcgAAGGAGTTGAGGAAGATCTCTTCAAACAACATTGGTTTTGGAAGAGATTTCTATCAAAAGATTGCAATGTTGAAGCCGTGTAG